A portion of the Blattabacterium clevelandi genome contains these proteins:
- the trmD gene encoding tRNA (guanosine(37)-N1)-methyltransferase TrmD, whose amino-acid sequence MRIDIVSIIPEILKGPFSNSMIQRAINKKIIEIYLHDLRKYGLGKRKKVDDYPYGGGSGMVIRIEPVYRCFHKLFSERDYDEKIFMTPDGNIFSQKYAYEFSCKKNIIILCGRYKGIDQRIRDHLISKEISIGPYVLSGGELAAAVVVEAITRLLPGVLNNPDSMITDSFQMKSINPPPLYTRPILYKGLAVPKILVSGHHKKIKDWFSKKSILKKKMDS is encoded by the coding sequence ATGCGTATAGATATTGTTAGCATAATTCCGGAAATACTAAAGGGACCATTTTCCAATTCTATGATTCAAAGAGCTATAAATAAAAAAATCATAGAAATTTATCTTCATGATTTACGAAAATATGGTTTAGGAAAACGTAAAAAAGTAGATGATTATCCTTATGGTGGAGGATCTGGGATGGTGATTCGAATAGAACCTGTATATCGGTGTTTTCATAAACTTTTTTCAGAAAGAGATTACGATGAAAAAATTTTTATGACTCCTGATGGAAATATTTTTTCACAAAAATATGCTTATGAATTTTCTTGTAAGAAAAATATTATTATTTTGTGTGGTCGTTACAAAGGTATTGATCAAAGAATCCGAGATCACTTAATTTCCAAAGAAATATCAATTGGTCCTTATGTTTTATCTGGAGGAGAATTAGCAGCAGCGGTTGTAGTAGAGGCTATAACTAGATTGTTACCTGGAGTTCTCAATAATCCAGATTCTATGATTACAGATTCTTTTCAAATGAAATCTATCAATCCTCCCCCTCTTTACACTCGTCCAATCCTTTATAAAGGATTAGCTGTCCCAAAAATACTTGTATCTGGACATCACAAAAAAATAAAAGATTGGTTCTCTAAAAAATCTATCCTGAAAAAAAAAATGGATTCTTAA
- the truB gene encoding tRNA pseudouridine(55) synthase TruB: MIKNCSEFENGKLLLIDKPWGWTSFEVVKRIKKKIMGFSKKIKIGHAGTLDPLATGLLIILTGKYTKKVDSIQNYKKTYTGLIKMGCVTPSFDSETQEYNFSSTSHITPELIQKISQKFIGEINQFPPCFSALKIEGKRFYEYARKGKKIKNMKPRRVRIYQFYILKIGIPYIKFLIKCGKGTYIRSIAQDFGIKIKSGAYLLSLRRERIGPFSIKDSYNEL; encoded by the coding sequence TTGATAAAAAATTGTTCAGAATTTGAAAATGGAAAGCTATTATTAATAGATAAACCGTGGGGGTGGACTTCATTTGAAGTGGTGAAAAGGATTAAAAAAAAAATAATGGGTTTTTCTAAAAAAATAAAAATAGGACATGCTGGAACTCTAGATCCTCTTGCAACAGGACTTTTAATTATTCTTACAGGGAAATATACTAAAAAAGTAGATTCTATTCAAAATTATAAAAAAACTTATACAGGTCTTATAAAAATGGGATGTGTGACTCCATCTTTTGATTCAGAAACCCAAGAATATAATTTTTCTTCTACCTCCCACATAACTCCGGAACTTATTCAAAAAATATCTCAAAAATTTATTGGTGAAATAAATCAATTCCCCCCCTGTTTTTCGGCATTAAAAATAGAAGGAAAGAGATTTTATGAATATGCTAGAAAAGGGAAAAAAATAAAAAATATGAAACCTAGACGAGTAAGAATTTATCAATTTTATATCCTAAAAATTGGAATACCTTATATAAAATTTTTGATAAAATGTGGAAAAGGAACTTATATTCGATCTATAGCCCAAGATTTCGGAATAAAAATAAAAAGTGGCGCCTATCTTCTTTCTTTAAGAAGAGAACGTATAGGCCCATTTTCTATAAAAGATTCTTATAATGAGCTATAA
- a CDS encoding pyridoxal phosphate-dependent aminotransferase, with product MKNRLLSQRLQNISYSQTLAMSNKALKLQNKGYDIINLSLGEPNFSPPNFILNDAKKAIDEGSYHYYTPVSGYLELREVICKKFYRDNGLKYIPSQIVVSTGGKQSIMNVLLSLLNPKDEVIIPAPYWVSYYQMVKLCEAIPIIIPTIMEKNFKINPKKLEESITKKTKLFILNTPCNPTGSVYSYKELKNLVEIFKRYPKIIILSDEIYEHICYSVKHISIAIFPDIYDRVITINGLSKAFSMTGWRIGYIGAPEWISKSCEKIQGQITSCANSIAQRAAISALNASPIKIEYMIKEFKKRRNLVLDMMKEIPEFQIINKPNGAFYVFPKVSDIFGKKLYGEIIKNSEDLSSFFLEKAQVSTVSGSAFGDNEYLRISYATTEDKIVKALTRIKKVLK from the coding sequence ATGAAAAATAGATTATTATCCCAAAGATTACAAAATATATCTTATTCGCAAACTTTAGCTATGTCTAATAAAGCTTTAAAATTACAAAATAAAGGGTATGACATTATTAACTTAAGTTTGGGAGAACCTAATTTTTCTCCACCAAATTTTATTTTAAACGATGCAAAAAAAGCTATTGATGAAGGAAGCTATCATTACTATACTCCAGTATCTGGATATTTAGAACTTAGAGAAGTAATATGCAAGAAATTTTATCGTGATAATGGATTGAAATATATTCCATCTCAAATTGTGGTTTCTACTGGTGGAAAACAATCTATTATGAATGTCCTTTTATCTTTACTTAATCCAAAAGATGAAGTGATTATTCCCGCACCATATTGGGTAAGTTATTATCAAATGGTAAAATTATGTGAAGCTATTCCTATTATTATTCCAACGATTATGGAAAAAAATTTTAAAATTAATCCAAAAAAATTAGAAGAATCTATTACAAAAAAAACAAAATTATTTATTTTAAATACACCATGCAATCCTACAGGGAGTGTTTACTCTTATAAAGAATTAAAAAATTTAGTAGAAATTTTTAAGAGATATCCAAAAATCATTATTCTTTCCGATGAGATTTATGAACATATTTGTTACTCAGTAAAACATATTAGTATTGCCATTTTTCCTGATATCTATGATAGAGTCATAACAATAAATGGATTATCAAAAGCTTTCTCTATGACTGGATGGAGAATTGGGTATATTGGAGCTCCTGAATGGATTTCTAAGTCTTGTGAAAAAATACAAGGACAAATAACTTCTTGTGCTAATTCTATCGCACAACGTGCAGCTATTTCTGCATTAAACGCTTCACCAATTAAAATAGAATATATGATCAAAGAATTTAAAAAAAGAAGAAATTTAGTATTGGATATGATGAAGGAAATTCCTGAATTTCAAATAATCAATAAACCAAATGGAGCTTTTTACGTATTTCCAAAAGTTTCAGATATTTTTGGAAAAAAGTTATATGGAGAAATTATTAAAAATTCAGAAGATTTATCTTCTTTTTTTCTTGAAAAAGCTCAAGTTTCCACTGTTAGTGGAAGTGCTTTTGGAGATAATGAATATTTACGTATTTCTTATGCTACAACAGAAGATAAAATTGTAAAAGCTCTTACAAGGATAAAAAAAGTATTAAAATAA
- the der gene encoding ribosome biogenesis GTPase Der gives MSYLVSIVGRPNVGKSTLFNRIIGQKKAIVHVKSGVTRDRIYGNSEWNGIHFSVVDTGGYNPPNNHIDIIDTEIRKQILIALKESDAILFLVDMEIGLLDVDIEISKILRKCKKSILLVVNKVDNGKNLYHDTDFFRLGFNNYYCISAINGSGTGEMLDRLIEILKKLVEKKVEEREGIPRFSVIGRPNVGKSTLINSFLEKDRHIVTNISGTTRDSIDVFYKKLGYKCILFDTPGVRKKSKISENIEFYSTMKTVKTIKYTDICFLMVDAVRGWESQDRNIFRLIEKNQKGVIILINKWDLLHNNQNSSIQKNFEIFIKKNIAPFDNVPILFISAKNKDGIYNIIPIAYHIFRKRKKRLKTNLLNRVMLPIFKKNPPPSINKKLITIKYCTQLPTYTPKFIFFSNYPQYIKESYKRFIENKIRYYFDFIGVPIQIFFRKK, from the coding sequence ATGAGTTATCTAGTTTCTATAGTAGGACGTCCAAATGTAGGAAAATCAACTTTATTTAACCGTATTATAGGACAAAAAAAAGCTATAGTTCATGTTAAAAGTGGAGTTACCAGAGATAGGATCTATGGAAATTCTGAATGGAATGGAATCCATTTTTCTGTAGTAGATACAGGAGGTTATAATCCTCCAAATAATCATATAGATATAATAGATACAGAAATCAGAAAACAAATTTTAATAGCTTTAAAAGAATCTGATGCAATTTTGTTTTTAGTGGATATGGAAATAGGTCTACTAGATGTAGATATCGAAATATCTAAAATACTTAGAAAATGTAAAAAATCAATATTATTAGTAGTTAATAAAGTAGATAACGGAAAAAATCTGTATCATGATACAGATTTTTTCCGTTTAGGATTTAATAATTATTATTGTATATCTGCTATAAATGGAAGTGGTACTGGGGAAATGTTGGATAGATTAATAGAAATATTGAAAAAATTAGTAGAAAAAAAAGTAGAGGAAAGGGAAGGTATTCCACGTTTTTCTGTAATTGGTAGACCAAACGTAGGAAAATCTACATTAATTAATTCTTTTTTAGAGAAAGACCGTCATATTGTCACAAATATTTCTGGTACAACCAGAGATAGTATAGATGTTTTCTACAAAAAATTGGGATATAAATGTATTTTATTTGATACACCTGGAGTTAGAAAAAAATCAAAAATAAGTGAAAATATTGAATTTTATTCTACTATGAAAACGGTTAAAACGATTAAATATACAGATATTTGTTTTTTGATGGTGGATGCAGTTAGAGGATGGGAATCGCAGGATAGAAATATTTTTAGATTGATTGAAAAAAATCAAAAAGGTGTAATCATTCTTATTAACAAATGGGATTTATTACATAATAATCAAAATTCTTCTATACAGAAAAATTTTGAAATTTTTATTAAAAAAAATATTGCTCCATTTGATAATGTACCTATCCTTTTTATATCGGCTAAAAATAAGGATGGTATATATAATATTATCCCCATAGCTTATCATATTTTTAGAAAAAGAAAAAAAAGATTAAAAACCAATTTATTAAATAGAGTTATGTTACCAATTTTTAAAAAAAATCCTCCTCCTTCTATCAATAAAAAATTGATTACAATAAAATATTGTACTCAATTGCCTACATATACACCAAAATTTATTTTTTTTTCTAATTATCCTCAGTATATAAAAGAATCTTACAAAAGATTTATTGAAAATAAAATTCGTTATTATTTCGATTTTATAGGAGTTCCTATACAAATTTTTTTCAGAAAAAAATAA
- a CDS encoding dicarboxylate/amino acid:cation symporter: MSIGMKVKKEKILLIAFLSFFAYVFIHLSKNFFGLDKFTLFIFRYFVISIFIFYAFLKKDLTTWILLSIIIGIEFGIDYPKIAIELRFLSQIFLRLIKTIIAPILFSTLVVGIASHSNIKQLGNMGWKSLLYFEIVTTLALFIGLIAINISQAGVGIVMPSGITENQFPKVEIKTWQDTIIHVFPENFIKSIYHGDVLPIVVFSVIFGISMVFLDEKKRSPILSFTESLSEIMFKFTKIIMYFAPIGVGSAIAYTVGHMGLDILYNLFQLLFTLYIALFIFLIMVLFPILLWIKVPLRGFIKALMEPVSLAFATTSSESALPLLMENLEKLGVPRKIIAFVIPTGYSFNLDGTTLYLSLATVFVAQAAGIPLSFSQQIFIGLTLILTSKGVAGVPRASLVILLATVSSFGLPNWPILAIIGIDELMDMARTTVNVIGNGLASCVIARSEGELDDEKMLDYIKKRDNG; encoded by the coding sequence ATGAGTATTGGAATGAAAGTAAAAAAAGAAAAAATTTTACTAATAGCATTTTTAAGTTTTTTCGCATACGTGTTTATTCACTTATCAAAAAATTTTTTTGGATTAGATAAATTTACTCTTTTTATTTTTAGATATTTCGTTATCTCTATTTTCATATTTTATGCATTTTTGAAAAAAGACCTAACTACTTGGATCTTATTATCCATAATCATAGGAATAGAATTCGGGATAGATTATCCTAAAATTGCTATAGAACTTAGATTTTTATCTCAAATATTTTTGAGGCTTATAAAAACTATTATAGCTCCAATATTATTTTCCACTTTGGTAGTTGGTATAGCAAGTCATTCTAACATTAAACAATTAGGGAATATGGGGTGGAAATCCTTATTGTATTTCGAAATAGTTACTACTTTAGCCTTGTTCATTGGTCTTATTGCCATTAATATTTCTCAAGCTGGAGTAGGAATTGTTATGCCTTCAGGAATAACGGAGAATCAATTTCCAAAAGTAGAAATTAAAACTTGGCAAGATACTATTATTCACGTATTTCCAGAAAATTTCATTAAATCTATATATCATGGAGATGTATTACCTATTGTTGTTTTTTCCGTAATTTTCGGAATATCTATGGTTTTTTTAGATGAAAAAAAACGTAGTCCTATATTATCATTTACAGAGAGTCTTTCAGAGATTATGTTTAAATTCACTAAGATAATCATGTATTTTGCTCCTATAGGAGTAGGTTCAGCTATAGCTTATACAGTAGGACATATGGGATTGGATATATTATATAATCTTTTTCAGTTATTATTTACGCTTTATATTGCTTTATTTATATTTTTGATAATGGTGTTATTTCCCATTCTTTTATGGATTAAAGTTCCTTTAAGAGGATTTATAAAAGCTTTAATGGAACCGGTTTCATTAGCGTTTGCAACTACAAGTTCCGAATCTGCTTTACCTCTACTTATGGAAAATTTAGAAAAATTAGGTGTTCCAAGAAAAATTATTGCTTTTGTGATTCCTACAGGTTATAGCTTTAACTTAGATGGAACCACTCTTTACTTATCTTTAGCCACTGTTTTTGTAGCGCAAGCAGCTGGAATTCCTTTAAGTTTTAGTCAGCAAATATTTATAGGTTTAACTTTAATTTTAACTAGTAAAGGTGTTGCTGGAGTACCTAGAGCATCTTTAGTCATTCTGTTAGCTACTGTTTCTTCTTTTGGTCTACCGAATTGGCCTATATTAGCAATTATAGGAATAGATGAATTAATGGATATGGCTCGTACTACCGTAAATGTTATAGGTAATGGATTAGCTAGTTGCGTTATTGCTCGTTCCGAAGGAGAATTAGATGATGAAAAAATGTTAGATTATATAAAAAAACGTGATAACGGTTGA
- a CDS encoding amidohydrolase family protein has product MNPKKKIIEKVKQKGGWVNAHSHLDRAYTLTKKNFKYSYYSLNKKWYLVDEMKRLSSEEDIYIRMEKALEYFLKQGTQALCTFIDVDEIIEDRALKAAKKLRNNYGNSIHIRFANQVLKGVLNQKSKYWFDQSVEFVDIIGGLPAKDYGKENEHLDVLLQIAKKKGKLVHVHVDQFNTSEEKETEKLAKKTIEHGMQGKVVAIHSISLAAHDRKYRYEIYRLMKKANLMVISCPIAWIDHTRSERLTPSHNSITPVDEMIPEGIIVAFGTDNICDIYKPFSDGNLWIELRVMLESCHYYDIDHLVEISTKNGLKVLGLEE; this is encoded by the coding sequence ATGAATCCCAAAAAAAAAATTATTGAAAAAGTTAAACAGAAAGGTGGGTGGGTAAATGCCCATTCTCACTTGGATAGAGCTTATACTCTAACAAAAAAAAATTTTAAATATTCTTATTATTCCCTTAATAAAAAATGGTATTTAGTTGATGAAATGAAACGTTTATCTTCAGAAGAAGATATTTATATCCGAATGGAAAAAGCTTTGGAATACTTTCTAAAACAAGGGACACAAGCTTTATGTACTTTTATTGATGTGGATGAAATTATTGAAGATCGGGCATTAAAAGCCGCTAAAAAATTGAGAAATAATTATGGAAATTCAATTCATATTCGTTTTGCAAATCAAGTACTTAAAGGAGTTTTGAATCAAAAATCGAAATATTGGTTCGATCAATCAGTGGAATTTGTAGATATTATTGGTGGATTACCTGCTAAAGATTATGGAAAAGAAAATGAACATCTAGATGTATTATTACAAATAGCTAAAAAAAAGGGGAAATTAGTACATGTACATGTAGATCAATTTAATACAAGTGAAGAAAAAGAAACTGAAAAACTAGCAAAAAAAACTATTGAACATGGGATGCAAGGTAAGGTAGTAGCCATACATAGTATTTCTTTAGCAGCACATGATAGAAAATATCGTTATGAAATATATAGATTAATGAAAAAAGCTAATTTAATGGTAATATCTTGTCCTATAGCTTGGATTGACCATACTAGAAGTGAACGTTTGACTCCTAGCCATAATTCTATTACTCCAGTAGATGAAATGATTCCTGAAGGAATTATAGTTGCTTTTGGAACAGATAATATATGCGATATATACAAACCTTTTTCTGATGGAAATCTTTGGATAGAATTACGTGTTATGTTAGAATCTTGTCATTATTATGACATAGACCATTTGGTTGAAATTTCTACAAAAAACGGATTAAAAGTTTTAGGGTTAGAAGAATAG
- the gyrB gene encoding DNA topoisomerase (ATP-hydrolyzing) subunit B, with protein MSKKTDYTADSIQSLEGIEHIRMRPSMYIGDVGIRGLHHLVYEVIDNSVDEALAGFCNRIFVTIHKNGFITVIDNGRGIPIEIHKKEGKSALEVVMTKIGAGGKFDKNSYKVSGGLHGVGISCVNALSRTLIVTIYRNGKIYQQEYFKGKALYKVKFLGKTNRKGTKIHYIADNSIFSSITYDYNILVKRLQELSFLNKGLHLFLKDERTNIDNQKKEYFFSKNGLNEYLSILDKNKESLTKNIIFFEGEKDSTIIEVAMQYNTSFKEEIYSYVNNIHTSDGGTHLTGFRRALTRTLKKYTDGYILSSNRDKIEFTGDDFREGITAILSIRVMDPKFEGQTKTKLSNHEVGGIVEKFVGERFNSYLEENPNDRKKIIDKVILAAKARQASKKARELIQKKNPIYNNILPGKLADCSFNDPENCEIYLVEGDSAGGTAKQGRDRKFQAILPLRGKILNVEKAMEYKIFENEEIINIFTSLGVSIDKEENTKNLNIKKLRYNKIIIMTDADIDGSHISTLILTLFFRYMKPLIEKGHIYIATPPLYLIRKGHRSQYAWSDQERESIIHQLGGRKNNINIQRYKGLGEMNAEQLWETTMNPKKRTLRKINIENIFEADKIFSILMGDEVPPRRNFIEKNAIHAKIDV; from the coding sequence ATGAGTAAAAAAACAGATTATACTGCAGATAGTATACAATCTTTAGAAGGAATTGAACATATAAGGATGAGACCTTCCATGTATATTGGAGACGTAGGGATTAGAGGATTACATCATTTGGTATACGAAGTGATAGATAATTCTGTAGATGAAGCCTTAGCAGGTTTTTGTAATAGGATATTCGTTACAATTCATAAAAATGGATTTATTACAGTTATTGATAATGGTCGTGGAATACCAATAGAAATTCATAAAAAAGAAGGGAAATCAGCTCTTGAAGTGGTAATGACTAAAATTGGAGCAGGTGGAAAATTTGACAAAAATTCCTATAAAGTTTCTGGAGGATTACATGGTGTAGGAATATCCTGTGTAAATGCCTTATCTAGGACACTTATTGTTACAATTTATCGTAACGGAAAAATTTACCAACAAGAATATTTTAAAGGAAAAGCTCTTTATAAGGTAAAGTTTTTAGGAAAAACTAATAGGAAAGGAACAAAAATTCATTATATAGCTGATAATTCTATTTTTAGTTCTATCACATATGATTATAACATATTAGTCAAACGTTTGCAAGAATTATCTTTTCTCAATAAAGGACTACACTTGTTTTTAAAAGACGAAAGAACTAACATAGATAACCAAAAAAAAGAATACTTTTTCTCAAAAAATGGATTAAATGAATATCTTTCTATTCTAGATAAAAATAAAGAATCCTTAACAAAAAATATTATTTTTTTCGAAGGGGAGAAAGACAGTACCATTATAGAAGTAGCTATGCAATACAATACTTCTTTCAAAGAAGAAATTTATTCTTATGTGAATAATATTCATACTTCTGATGGAGGAACTCATCTTACTGGATTTCGAAGAGCCTTAACTCGAACGTTAAAAAAATACACTGATGGATATATCCTTTCATCCAATAGAGATAAAATAGAATTTACGGGAGATGATTTTCGAGAAGGAATTACAGCAATTCTTTCTATAAGAGTGATGGACCCAAAATTTGAAGGACAAACTAAAACAAAATTAAGCAATCATGAAGTAGGAGGAATTGTAGAAAAATTTGTTGGGGAAAGGTTCAACAGTTATCTAGAAGAAAACCCTAATGATAGAAAAAAGATTATCGATAAAGTTATTTTAGCGGCTAAAGCTCGTCAAGCCTCTAAAAAAGCGCGAGAATTGATACAAAAAAAAAATCCAATTTACAATAATATTTTACCTGGAAAATTGGCAGACTGCTCATTTAATGATCCAGAAAATTGCGAAATTTATTTGGTAGAAGGAGATTCTGCAGGTGGTACTGCTAAACAAGGTAGAGATAGAAAATTTCAAGCTATATTACCTTTACGAGGAAAAATCCTAAATGTAGAAAAAGCAATGGAATATAAAATATTTGAAAATGAGGAAATAATAAATATATTTACCTCTTTAGGAGTTTCTATTGATAAAGAAGAAAATACAAAAAATTTAAATATTAAAAAACTTAGATACAATAAAATTATTATTATGACAGATGCGGATATAGATGGTAGTCATATTTCAACTTTGATTTTAACCTTATTTTTTCGTTATATGAAACCATTAATAGAAAAAGGACATATTTATATTGCTACGCCTCCACTTTATTTAATACGAAAAGGTCATCGTTCTCAATATGCTTGGAGTGATCAAGAAAGAGAAAGTATTATTCATCAATTAGGAGGAAGGAAAAATAATATAAATATACAACGTTACAAAGGATTAGGAGAAATGAATGCTGAACAACTTTGGGAAACTACTATGAATCCAAAAAAAAGAACCTTACGAAAAATTAATATAGAAAATATTTTTGAAGCAGATAAAATATTCTCCATACTTATGGGGGATGAAGTTCCACCACGTAGAAATTTTATAGAAAAAAATGCGATACATGCAAAAATTGATGTATAA
- a CDS encoding diphosphomevalonate/mevalonate 3,5-bisphosphate decarboxylase family protein — translation MKSNCFFYKKKNYSIVSNGVVTKKSHSNIALIKYWGKRKNKIQIPMNSSISYSLEEVYTVTKLIYHLREKKKKRSIKIFFSGKEKTNFLPKILEFFHRISFYCSYLRYFNFVIKTDNTFPHSSGIASSASSMSALALCIMEIEKKLDSSLKEAFFLKKASFLARLGSGSACRSIYPGLVVWGKHKSIKGSNNLYSIPYPYKIHPIFTKIWDTILVIDEEPKKILSSKGHQLMNNHPYAKERLKFANRNMDQLISILKIGDFPKFGELIEHESLNLHAMIMTSNPYFLWMRPNTLHVLHKVWDFRKQSKQNIYFTLDAGANVHLLYPIQEKKAIIRWIYSELIYYCKKIIESFCQ, via the coding sequence TTGAAAAGTAATTGTTTCTTTTATAAGAAAAAAAACTATTCTATAGTTTCAAATGGAGTAGTCACCAAAAAGAGCCATTCCAATATAGCTTTAATAAAATATTGGGGAAAACGAAAGAATAAAATTCAAATACCGATGAATTCTTCTATTAGTTATTCATTAGAAGAGGTTTACACGGTAACAAAACTAATTTATCATCTTAGAGAGAAAAAAAAAAAAAGATCTATAAAAATTTTCTTTTCTGGAAAAGAAAAAACTAATTTTCTCCCAAAAATTTTGGAATTTTTTCATAGAATATCATTTTATTGTTCTTATTTGCGATATTTTAATTTTGTTATCAAAACCGATAATACTTTTCCCCACAGTAGTGGAATTGCTTCTTCGGCTTCTTCTATGAGCGCTTTAGCTTTATGTATTATGGAAATAGAAAAAAAATTAGATTCTTCTTTAAAAGAAGCTTTTTTTTTAAAAAAAGCTTCTTTTTTAGCTAGATTAGGATCCGGAAGTGCTTGTAGATCTATCTATCCAGGACTTGTAGTTTGGGGAAAACATAAATCAATAAAAGGGAGTAATAATCTTTATTCTATCCCTTATCCCTATAAAATACACCCAATTTTTACAAAAATTTGGGATACTATTTTAGTAATAGATGAAGAACCTAAAAAAATTTTAAGTTCAAAAGGACATCAATTAATGAATAACCATCCTTATGCTAAAGAAAGATTAAAATTCGCTAATAGAAATATGGATCAACTGATATCTATATTAAAAATAGGAGATTTTCCAAAATTTGGAGAATTAATAGAACATGAATCTTTAAATCTTCATGCTATGATCATGACCTCTAATCCCTATTTTTTATGGATGAGACCGAATACACTTCACGTACTTCATAAAGTATGGGATTTTAGAAAACAAAGCAAACAAAACATCTATTTTACACTAGATGCCGGCGCAAATGTTCACCTTTTGTATCCTATTCAAGAAAAAAAGGCCATAATAAGGTGGATATACAGTGAACTTATCTATTATTGCAAAAAAATTATCGAAAGTTTTTGTCAATAA
- the rsmG gene encoding 16S rRNA (guanine(527)-N(7))-methyltransferase RsmG: MELIKKYFPNLLDNQIHQLSSLKNLYEYWNTYVNIISRKTFYNFYQQHVLFCLGIAKVFPFFPGSFVMDLGTGGGFPGIPLSIIFPNTKFILVDSIKKKIKIVEKIIYDLHLKNAHAICIRAEKLEYRFDFVVSRFVTKISKTQKWIKNKFKYKSNYIIQNGSLYLKGGDLSKELEKFPHAVEYPLINYFREPFFITKKVIWISNI; encoded by the coding sequence ATGGAATTAATTAAAAAGTATTTTCCAAATCTATTGGATAATCAAATACATCAATTATCTTCTTTAAAAAATTTATATGAATATTGGAATACTTATGTAAATATTATTTCTAGAAAAACATTCTATAATTTTTATCAACAACATGTTCTTTTTTGTTTAGGAATTGCTAAAGTTTTTCCTTTTTTTCCTGGATCCTTTGTTATGGATTTAGGTACAGGAGGTGGATTTCCAGGAATTCCTTTATCTATAATTTTTCCTAATACAAAATTTATATTGGTTGATTCCATTAAAAAAAAAATTAAAATTGTAGAGAAAATAATCTATGATCTACACTTAAAAAATGCACATGCTATTTGTATACGTGCAGAAAAATTAGAATATCGATTTGATTTTGTTGTTAGTAGATTTGTAACAAAAATATCAAAAACTCAAAAATGGATCAAAAATAAATTTAAATATAAATCCAACTATATAATCCAGAATGGATCCTTATATTTAAAAGGAGGTGACCTTTCTAAAGAATTAGAAAAATTTCCTCATGCAGTAGAATATCCTCTCATTAATTATTTTAGAGAACCATTTTTCATTACCAAAAAAGTTATTTGGATTTCCAATATTTAA
- the rpsP gene encoding 30S ribosomal protein S16 gives MSVKIRLKRIGKKHKPIYHIVVADSRSPRDGKFIEKIGTYNPNTNPPSTVLKMNNAVSWLIKGAQPTDTVRSIFSKNGVLLKKHLLEGVKRGGLSDEEAHKKFHFWKNKNLS, from the coding sequence ATGTCTGTAAAAATACGTTTAAAAAGAATTGGAAAAAAACATAAGCCTATTTACCATATAGTTGTAGCCGATTCTCGTTCACCAAGAGATGGGAAATTTATTGAAAAAATAGGGACTTATAATCCTAATACGAATCCACCTTCAACAGTATTAAAAATGAATAATGCTGTATCATGGTTGATCAAAGGTGCACAACCTACTGATACGGTAAGATCTATTTTTTCTAAAAATGGAGTATTATTAAAAAAACATTTATTAGAAGGAGTTAAAAGAGGAGGATTAAGTGATGAAGAAGCTCATAAAAAATTTCATTTTTGGAAAAATAAAAATTTATCATAG